The following coding sequences lie in one Lolium perenne isolate Kyuss_39 chromosome 2, Kyuss_2.0, whole genome shotgun sequence genomic window:
- the LOC127333129 gene encoding uncharacterized protein — translation MDSLAAAAANCRCSRVVYVGNIAFHAADKEVLDACELIGPVRSFRLAADAATGKRKGYAFVEYADDATAQSACRNLHGHLLRGRELRVGLADRTGASGRRRGDHDPVGMDDAIHAASLVDFSGQRHAAAVASVTRYLAGLSRHQLREAAAAFETNKLLKDTAMEMVQRLLDMAAADAAAEEAKRKRQESASAATADDHRAKMRKLEDGGKATPVPAGVACV, via the coding sequence ATGGACAGcctcgccgcggccgccgccaactGCCGCTGCAGCCGCGTCGTCTACGTCGGCAACATCGCCTTCCACGCCGCCGACAAGGAGGTCCTCGACGCCTGTGAGCTCATCGGCCCCGTCCGCTCCTTCCGCCTCGCCGCCGACGCCGCCACGGGCAAGCGCAAGGGCTACGCCTTCGTCGAGTACGCCGACGACGCCACGGCGCAGAGCGCATGCCGCAACCTGCACGGCCACCTCCTGCGTGGCCGCGAGCTGCGCGTCGGCCTCGCCGACAGGACCGGCGCGTCGGGGAGGCGCCGCGGCGACCACGACCCCGTCGGCATGGACGACGCCATCCACGCCGCCTCCCTCGTCGACTTCTCCGGgcagcgccacgccgccgcggtCGCCTCCGTCACGCGGTATCTGGCCGGCCTGTCCAGGCACCAGCTGCGGGAAGCCGCGGCCGCGTTCGAGACCAACAAGCTTCTCAAGGACACCGCCATGGAGATGGTGCAGCGCCTGCTCGACATGGCGGCCGCCGACGCTGCCGCCGAGGAGGCAAAGAGGAAGAGGCAGGAGAGCGCCTCTGCTGCGACGGCCGATGATCACCGCGCCAAGATGAGGAAGCTGGAAGATGGCGGGAAGGCCACGCCGGTGCCCGCTGGAGTTGCCTGCGTCTGA
- the LOC139835527 gene encoding protein FAR1-RELATED SEQUENCE 5-like, which translates to MDNAGSTSRAMSADRACTEITLPQASSAQTPPTAQNDGIEGNAEVVSTPQAPRADMRFDTLEDAQRHYLAFARRRGFGIRYNYRKKSEVTGEYIRAAMVCHKAGHQAKEKEDTQKPKPVVPERMKCSNIRTDCPARMALKFRDGAWLVTEFCDDHNHPLLKKWSLTGFLRSHRDIPEEDQEFLKILHTVNMDTSRMMQVMATLYESVEGVPYTPKDMANFRSKLRAENKFVDMQNTMAYFEDLKSRDKDFYYRYKLDDEDRVQYLFWVDSAARRAYKNYNDCISFDATYMTNTYKMPFAPFIGINNHGQSIQLGCGFLKNELSESYIWLFESFLIAMDGVAPVNIITDQDGAMRAGIEKYADIQAKIMKAEKKQEADSSLLTARSWSWHPIEKQMEKLYTKNIHTRFQYEMSYTMSYNIRQVDMER; encoded by the exons ATGGACAACGCAGGATCCACCTCCAGGGCTATGTCAGCAGACAGAGCGTGCACTGAGATTACACTTCCACAAGCAAGTTCTGCACAAACTCCGCCGACTGCACAGAACGATGGGATCGAAGGGAATGCAGAAGTAGTTTCAACTCCACAAGCACCTAGAGCAGACATGAGATTTGATACACTTGAAGATGCTCAGAGGCACTACTTGGCATTTGCAAGGAGGAGAGGATTTGGAATCAGATACAATTACAGGAAGAAATCCGAGGTCACTGGAGAATACATAAGAGCAGCTATGGTTTGCCATAAAGCAGGTCACCAAGCAAAAGAGAAAGAAGATACGCAGAAACCTAAACCAGTTGTACCAGAAAGGATGAAGTGCAGCAACATTAGGACTGACTGTCCAGCTAGGATGGCGTTGAAATTCAGAGACGGTGCCTGGCTGGTGACGGAATTCTGTGATGATCACAATCACCCTCTACTCAAGAAGTGGTCGTTGACTGGTTTCCTACGCTCACACAGAGACATACCGGAAGAAGACCAAGAGTTCTTAAAAATACTACACACTGTAAACATGGATACAAGCAGAATGATGCAAGTTATGGCTACACTATATGAATCAGTAGAAGGAGTGCCATACACACCAAAAGACATGGCAAATTTCAGATCCAAACTTCGGGCAGAGAACAAGTTCGTAGACATGCAAAACACTATGGCATACTTTGAGGACTTGAAGTCCCGAGACAAGGATTTCTACTACAGATACAAGCTTGATGATGAGGACCGTGTGCAGTACTTGTTCTGGGTAGATAGTGCAGCAAGAAGAGCTTACAAGAACTACAATGACTGTATTTCTTTCGATGCAACTTACATGACAAACACATACAAGATGCCCTTTGCACCATTCATTGGTATAAACAACCATGGTCAGTCGATACAACTAGGCTGTGGGTTCCTAAAGAATGAGCTCAGTGAGAGCTACATATGGTTATTTGAGTCGTTCTTAATTGCAATGGATGGAGTAGCACCAGTTAACATAATAACAGACCAGGATGGTGCAATGCGTGCTGGAATTGAAAAG TATGCTGATATCCAAGCTAAGATAATGAAAGCAGAGAAGAAACAAGAGGCAGATTCATCACTTTTGACAGCTAGGAGCTGGTCTTGGCACCCAATAGAGAAACAAATGGAAAAGCTCTACACAAAAAACATACACACCCGCTTTCAGTACGAAATGTCGTACACCATGTCTTACAACATAAGGCAG GTGGACATGGAGCGCTGA